The nucleotide sequence CAGCGCGGCTACGTGCTGACCCGGTTCACCGCGCGGGAGCTGACCGCCGACTTCAAGGTGCTGCCGTACGTGAACACGCCTGGCGCGCCGGCGTACACCCGGGCGTCGTTCGTGGTGTCCGACCGGGTGCCGGGGCTGCACCAGACGTACGACCGGCCGGTCGCCCCGGCCACCGCCGCCGCCCGGTCGCTCGTGGACCAGGCGGCCGAGACGGCGGCCCGGGAGAACCTGCGGCCCTGAGCGCCGCCCGCCAGGTGCGGCCCGGTGGTCCCGCCGGGCCGGCCGTGACGGTCGCCGGTCGGCCCGGTTCGGGTCCGGGCCGGCCGGCGACTGTCCATCCGCCCGCCCCGCGTCGAGCGGGCGCTACTCGCGCCAGCCGAGCAGTTCGACGCCCTTGGCCAGTTCCACCCGCAACCCGACGACGATGTCCCGGGAGTCGCCGGGCGGCAGCTCGACGTGCCAGGCCAGCTCGCCGAGCGCGGCCCGCTCGTCCGGCGGCGGGTCGAGGCGCAGCTCCCGGACCGTTATCCCGTCGCCGCGCGAGACCGGCAACTGGTCCCGCACCGTCAGCCGGGCCGCCCTGGGCGTGTGGTTGACCACGCTGATCCGGTACTCGACCTCGCGGCGCCGGGTCGAGCCGAGGGTCGCCCTGGTGTCGCTGCGCCGCACCAGTTCCCGCTTGACCCGGATCCGGTCGTCCAGCCCGAGCGCCACCTCCACCTCCTCGCCCGGCGCCAGGGTCGGCAGCGTCGTGCCACCGACGAAGTCGGCGCCGTGGAACACCGACGCCGGCCCCGGCAGCAGGGTGTGCTCCGAGCCGTTGACGGCGGTGGCCCGCAGGTGCGCCCCGGGGGTACGCACCGGCGCGGTGACGTGGTCGAGCCGGGCCGCCAGCTCCAGTACGGCGACGACGGCCCGGTGCGCGCCCCCGTCGGCGGGTACCGCCACCGGACGGGCCGGCCGGTAGGTGGCGGCCTGCACGCCCTGGGTCAGGGTGGCGGTCGGCTGCGCCACCGGGGGCGGCGGCGGCCCGGCCCCGCGCGCCTTGCCGGCCGCCGCCGGGGCCGGCCCGCCATCGGGTACCGGTGCACCGGCCACCCGGGCCCGGACCGGACCGGCCTCCTGCGCCGTCCGGAGCACCGGTTCCGCCTGGTGCAGGTACCACGGTTCCAACTCCGGCAGTTCGGTGCCGGTGGCCGGTCGGGCGGTGGAGAGCAGCAGCTCGCACTCCGGCCAGTCCTCACCGGTGCGCTGGCTGACCAGCCCGAACCAGGTGAGTGTGAGGGTCTCCTCGACCAGCCGCAGGTCGTACGAGGAGGTCCAGCCGGCGCCCTGCACGACGTACGAGAGTTCGAGCTGGACCTCGGCGGTCGGCTCCGGGTCGGCCGGGCCGCCGTCGCCGTCCGCCTCGACCCGCAGGATCACCTCGGCGGCCAGCCGGTCCGGCGACCGGCGACCGGCCAGCGCGCCGATCTCCCGCTCGACCGCGGCGAGCCGCTCCCGGGCCTCCTCCTGGCGGCGGGCCAGCTCCCGGCGCCGGGCCTGGCCGGCGGCGGTCTGTTCGGCGACCGAGTCGGTGAACCCGGCCACGTCGCCCGGGGTGGCGTCCCCGGCGGCCAGCGCGCGGGCGTAGCTGGCGCCGGCCCGCTGGGTGAGCAGGGCCAGGAAGTCGGCGCGCTGCCCCTCGACCGCTTCGGCGTCGGCCAGCTCGGCGAGTTCGGCGGCGATCTCCCGACGCCGTTGTGCCAGCTCGGCGGCGGTCCCCTCGGTGGCCCGGGGCAGCACCTCGGTCACCACGTCCACCCCGAGCACGGTCGCCGGCCCGTGCCCGCCGACCCGCAGCGACTCGCGGAGCAGGCCGAGCGGGAGTGCTCCGATCCGGACCCGGTGCTCGCCGGGGGGCAGCCGCAGGTCGGCGCGGCGGGTGATCCGGGCCCGGTCCGGATAGACCGTCACGGCGACTATCGGCGCGTCGACGGGAGGCGAGGGTGGTGTCATCGGCGCGACGCTACCCACCCCTGCGGGGTGGAAGGAAGGGCCCCTTGTTATCGCTTTTGGTAGAGGAAGGGCCCCCGCCTAACCAGCAACGGGGAGGAAGGAGAACCGGACCTGCCGGGTGGGGTTGTCGCCGTTCGGGTCGACCAGGCAGATCGACTGCCAGGTGCCCAGCGCCAGCCGTCCGGCCAGCACCGGCAGTGTCGCGTACGGTGGCAGGAAGGCCGGCAGCACGTGGTCCCGCCCGTGCCCCGGCGAACCGTGCCGGTGCCGCCAGCGGTCGTCGGTGGGAAGCAGCTCGTCCAGTGCGGTCAGCAGGTCGTCGTCGGAGCCGGCCCCGGTCTCGATGATCGCCAGGCCGGCGGTGGCGTGCGGCACGAAGACGTGCAGCAGCCCGTCGCCCCGGCCGGAGAGGAACTGCTCGGCCTCCCCGGTGATGTCCCGGACCACGGGCCGGGACCCGGTCCGGATGGTGATCACCTCACTCTGCATCCGCTTAGTCTCCCCGACCCCCGAAGCGATCTTGAGTCTCCCCGGGCGAAAGAACGCCGTGTTGCCGGAAAGTTACCCCCTGGTACCTGTGTCGCGCGTCGCCTCTGCCCCGCCCAGACGTGACGGAGCCAGGCATGAGGAGGCAGGATGGCGCTAGAGACCTATCCCACACACAACCTAGGGAACGCCTGTGGCCACGGAACGCAAGCGCCCGGTGATCAGCGACGGCCTGCCGAGCCAGCTTCCGGACATCGACCCCGAAGAAACCAGCGAGTGGGTCGAGTCGCTCGACGGTGTCATCGACGAGCGCGGCGCCAAACGCGCCCGCTACGTCATGCTGCGCCTGCTGGAGCGGGCGCGGGAGCGCCAGGTCGGGGTGCCGCCCCTGACCACCACCGACTACATCAACACCATCCCGCCGGAGCAGGAACCCTGGTTCCCGGGGGACGAGCACATCGAACGGCGGATCCGGGCGTACATCCGGTGGAACGCCGCGATGCTGGTGCACCGGGCGCAGCGGCCGGAGATCGGCGTCGGCGGGCACATCTCCACCTACGCCAGCTCGGCGTCGCTCTACGAGGTCGGCTTCAACCACTTCTTCCGGGGCAAGAACCACCCGGGCGGCGGCGACCAGATCTTCTACCAGGGCCACGGCTCGCCCGGGATGTACGCACGGGCGTTCCTGGAGGGGCGGCTGACCGAGCACCAGCTCGACGGCTTCCGGCAGGAGTTGTCGCACCCGGGCGGCGGGCTGCCGTCCTACCCGCACCCGCGGCTGATGTCGGACTTCTGGGAGTTCCCCACCGTCTCGATGGGGCTGGGCGGGATCAACGCGATCTACCAGGCCCGGTTCAACCGTTACCTCCAGCACCGGGGCATCAAGGACACCTCCGACCAGCACGTCTGGGCGTTCCTCGGCGACGGCGAGATGGACGAGGTGGAGTCGCTCGGCGCGATCGGCGCGGCGGCCCGCGAGGAACTGGACAACCTCACCTTCGTGATCAACTGCAACCTGCAACGGCTGGACGGCCCGGTCCGGGGCAACGGCAAGGTGATCCAGGAGCTGGAGGCGTTCTTCCGGGGGGCCGGCTGGAACGTGATCAAGGTGGTCTGGGGCCGGGAGTGGGACCCGCTGCTGGCGGCGGACACCGACGGCGCGCTCGTCAACCTGATGAACACCACGCCGGACGGCGACTACCAGACCTACAAGGCGGAGTCCGGGGCGTACGTCCGGGAGCACTTCTTCGGCCGTGACCCGCGGACCCGCAAGATGGTCGAGGGGCTCAGCGACGACGAGATCTGGAACCTCAAGCGGGGCGGGCACGACTACCGCAAGCTCTACGCGGCGTACAAGGCTGCGGTGGGGCACACCGGCCAGCCGACCGTCATCCTGGCGAAGACGATCAAGGGCTGGACGCTGGGGTCGAGCTTCGAGGCCCGCAACGCCACGCACCAGATGAAGAAGCTGACCCTGGACGACCTGAAGAGCTTCCGGGACCGGCTCTACCTGGACATCCCCGACTCGGCGCTGGAGACCAACCCCTACCTGCCGCCGTACTTCCACCCCGGCGAGAAGTCCGAGGAGATGGAATACCTTCGCGAGCGGCGCCAGCAGCTCGGCGGCTACCTGCCGAGCCGGCGCACCGATCCGGCACCGCTGCCGGTGCCGGGCAGCGAGCGCTTCGCCGACGTCAAGAAGGGCTCCGGCAAGCAGAAGATCGCCACCACCATGGCGTTCGTCCGGCTGCTCAAGGACGTGATGAAGGACCGCGAGTTCGGCAAGCGGTTCGTGCCGATCATCCCGGACGAGGCGCGGACCTTCGGGATGGACTCGCTCTTCCCGACCCAGAAGATCTACTCGCCGCACGGCCAGAAGTACACCTCGGTGGACCGGGAGCTGTTCCTGTCCTACAAGGAGGCGACCACCGGGCAGATCCTGCACGAGGGGATCAACGAGGCGGGTTCGGTGGCCTCGTTCACCGCCGCCGGTTCGTCGTACGCCACGCACGGCGAGCCGATGATCCCGCTGTACATCTTCTACTCGATGTTCGGCTTCCAGCGCACCGGTGACGCGTTCTGGGCGGCGGCCGACCAGATGGCCCGGGGCTTCGTGCTCGGCGCCACCGCCGGGCGTACCACGCTGAACGGCGAGGGGCTGCAACACGAGGACGGGCACTCGCACCTGATCGCCGCGACCAACCCGGCCGTGGTGGCGTACGACCCGGCGTTCGCCTTCGAGATCGCGCACATCTTCGAGGCCGGCCTGCACCGGATGTACGGCGAGCAGCCGGAGAACGTCTTCTATTACCTGACCGTCTACAACGAGCCGATCCTGCAGCCGGTCGAGCCGGCCGAGCTGGACGTCGAGGGCCTGCTCAAGGGGATCTACCGGTACTCGCCGGCCCCCTCGGTGCAGGGGCAGGACGGCGGCGACGCGCCCCGGGCGAACATTCTCGCCTCCGGCACCGGCATGCAGTGGGCGCTGAAGGCGCAGCAGCTGCTGGCCCAGGACTGGGGGGTGGCGGCGGACGTCTGGTCGGTCACCTCCTGGACCGAGCTGCGCCGGGACGCGGTGGAGTGCGAGGAGTACAACCTCCTGCATCCGGGCGACGAGCCGCGGGTGCCGTACGTCCAGCGCAAGCTGGCCGACACCGACGGACCGGTGGTGGCGGTCAGCGACTGGATGCGGGCCGTTCCCGACCTGGTCTCGCGGTGGATTCCCGGCGACTACACCTCGCTCGGCACCGACGGTTTCGGGCTCTCGGACACCCGGCACGCGCTGCGCCGGCACTTCCACGTCGACGCCGAGTCGGTGGCGGTGGCGGCGCTGCGGCAGCTGGCCCGGCGCGGTGTGGTGCCGTCGTCGGCGCCGGCCGAGGCCGCGAAGAAGTACGCGATCGACGACATCGCGGCGGCGCCGGTGGGCGAGACCGGCGGGGACTCCTGACGGTCCACACCTGATCCGCACCCTGGGGGCGGGGCGTCGCAGCGGCGACGACCCGCCCCTCAGCCGACGGTGGCCAGCCCGGTGAGCCGGGCGAGCGAGCCCTCCAGGTCGGCGCCGACCCGGCGCATCCCCCAGCGCAGCAGCGCCCCGCTGACCGGGCCGGCGGGCCAGCGGACCATGATCAGGCGTACCGAGGTGCCGTCGTCCTCGGGGGCCAGTTCGACGTAGACCTCGGTGCGCGCCTCGGCCCGGGCGCCGGAGCCCTCGGCCCGCTCGCGCCAGGCGATCAGGGTCGGCTCCTGGTATGCGATCACCTCGGCGTCCAGCGCCCGGCCCGGCCCGTGCACCCGCTGCCGGCGGCCGATCCCCTCCCCGGAGAGGACCTCGGCCTGGCGTACCCCGGCCAGCCAGCCCGGCAGGTGTTCGGCCCGCTGGACCAGGTCCCACACCGCCTCGATCGGCGCGTCGACCCGCGTGCTGCGTTCGATGAGCATCATCCTTCAGTCGCCTCCATTGCGGACAACCCGTGACCATTGGCAGCTTATTCACGATTACGGACGAAAACGGACGATTGCCCATCGACACGCCGGAAGAACTACCGTCGTGGAATTCGCCGATCGCCGCGCCCGCCCCGATGGCCGCCGGGAAACCTGGTCGCGGGCCACCCCGGGCGGCTGCGTAGGCTGGAGGCCGTGACGGTACGCGTACGCTTCGCCCCCTCCCCGACCGGGATGTTCCACGTCGGCGGTGCCCGCTCGGCCCTACAGAACTGGATCTTCGCCAAGCAGCAGGGCGGGGTCTTCGTGCTGCGGATCGAGGACACCGACGCGGCCCGCAACCGGCCGGAGTGGACCGAGGGCATCCTCTCCGCGCTGGACTGGATCGGGATCGCCCGGGGCAGCTACGAGGGGCCGTACCTCCAGTCCGCGAACGCGGGCGAGCACCGCGACGCCGCCACCCGGCTGCACCGCTCCGGCCGGGCGTACTACTGCGACTGCACCCGGGAGGCGGTGCAGGCCCGCACCGGCTCGCAGTACCAGGGCTACGACGGCTTCTGCCGGGACCGCGGCCTGGAGCCGGGGCCGGGGCGGGCGCTGCGGTTCCGCACCCCGGACGAGGGCGAGACCGTGGTCGTCGACCTGGTACGCGGCGAGCCCACCTTCGAGAACAGGCTGATCGAGGACTTCGTCATCGCCCGCGCCGACGGCTCGGCGGTCTTCCTGCTGGCAAACGTCGTCGACGACATGGTCATGGGCATCACGCACGTGATCCGGGCCGAGGAGCACCTGCCGAACACACCCAAGCAGCAGCTCCTCTGGGACGCCCTCGGGGTCAAGCCGCCGGTCTGGGCACACGTGCCGGTGGTGGTGAACGAGAAACGGCAGAAGCTCTCCAAGCGGCGCGACAAGGTGGCCCTGGAGGCGTACCGGGACGAGGGCTACCTCGCCGACGCGATGCGCAACTACCTGATGCTGCTCGGCTGGGCTCCCTCCGGCGACCGGGAGATCGTGCCGTGGTCGGTGATCGAGTCCGAGTTCCGGCTCGCCGAGGTGAACCCGTCGCCGGCGTTCTTCGACGAGAAGAAGCTGCGGGCCTTCAACGGCGAGTACATCCGGGCGCTGCCGGCCGACGAGTTCGTCGCGGCCTGCCAGCCGTGGCTGACCGGCACCGACACGATCGCCCCGCCGCCCTGGCAGCCGGCCGACTTCGACCCGGCCGCGTTCGCCGCGGTGGCGCCGCTGGCCCAGACCCGGATCGCCGTGCTCGGCGAGATCGTGCCGAACGTCGACTTCCTCTTCCTCGACTCGCCGCTCGTCGACGAGGCGGCCTGGGCGAAGAGCATGAAGGAGGGTTCGGCCGAGCTGCTGGACGAGGCGACCGCCGCCTTCGAGGCGCTGCCGGAGTGGGCGGCCGAGCCGCTGAAGGCGGCCCTGGAGGAGGTCGGCGCCGCCCGGGGGCTGAAACTCGGCAAGGCACAGGCCCCGGTCCGGGTGGCCGTCACCGGTCGCAGCGTCGGGCTGCCGCTCTTCGAGTCACTTGCCGTACTCGGCCGGGAGCGCACCCTCGCCCGGTTGCGCGCCGCCCGGCTCCGGCTGGTCTGAACGCCGACGCTCCCCGGCGGCCTTTACTTGAGTAGCACGCTGGGCACCAGCGCCATGACGCTGCGCACCAGTGATGTCAAGAGGGTGACCCGGGCCCCCATGGTCCCCTACATCCCGCTACGATTTCGCCAGGTGATCATTGGCTCGTGAGTTCGTCGACCATAGATCGCAGATAGTTCCAATTACTGCTCGTCGAGGTGCAACCGAGCGGCGTTCTGCGGAGTCTTTGTAGAGAGTACGGCGGTCCATCTGGGACGCCTGCCGTGCGCTCCACCGACCAACCAGCGCGTGACCTGCATCATGGCCACCATCGAGACGGGGCGAGGAGGTCGGCGATGGCCGGAGAGGTGAGTCGTCGACTCGTCGGAGTGGCTACGCTGTTGATCGCGGCGACCAGTTGGCTCGGGATCGCCGGAGCCGCCCAGGCGAAGCCGGCCAAGCCGACCGCGGTGGTGATCTCCGGCAAGGACCTGCCGTCCCCGGTGACCGTCCAGGCCCGGGGCGAGCCCGACCTGTTCGCCGGACTCCTCGACCAGGTGGGCTTCCTGAAGACCGGCGGCGGCAACAGCGCCGGGTTGAAGGCCGCCGACCTCGGCCCGAAATACACGATCGTGCTGCACGCCGGCGACGTCGCCCAGCAGTCGTACGACCTCTACCCGCTGGCCAAGGGCGGGCCGCGGGTCTATCGACCGGCCAAGCAGCCGGACAAGAGCAAGCCCGGCGCCGCCTGGTTCTTCGGCCGGCTGACCATGGCGGAGACCCTGCTGGCGGCCGGTGCGCCGCTGCCCGAGCAGGCGGTCAGCAGCCTGCACGGCGGCGGGATCGGCGGCGGCGAACGGGTGATCCCGGACGACGCGATCGGCACCGGCAGGGACGTCGACCGGCTCCTCGGCGAGCTGCGGCGACTGATGCTGCTCAACGGCGCGGTGCTGCTCGCGATCACGCTCGGGCTGGCCGGCATCGCCCTGCTGGTACGCCGCCGGACCCGCTGACACCGCGCCCTCCACGATCTGCTGCCCTGGGCCACGGCCGACGGGCGATCAAATCTCCAGCGGGGTGCGGGCGGTCAGCACCAGCGGCGTGGCGGGCGGTCGCGGCGGACGGAACGGCGCGACGGGCGTACGGCGCCGTGCCGGTGCGCTCCGGCCCAGCCCGGCAGATCGGTCTGACAACCCGGCGTACGCCCATCGGCCTGCACGGTCGACGTCTCCGCCGGGCCGACGGCACGGGCGGGCCGGTCCTGGTCGTCGCCGTCCGGTTCTCCCGGCCGGGGTCGGGGCACCAGCCTCGACCGGTCGACCGGCCGTCCCGGGTCGGGACCGGCGTGCTCCGGGCCGCCCGGTGCGGGCGCCAGCACGTCCCCCTCCCCCGGCTCGACAGGTCGGGAGACCCCGGCCTGCTCGTCCGTTGCCCCGGGCGCCGGCCGGGTGCCGGTCCTCGCCTCCGATGCCGGCCGGGTCCCGGTCCTCGCCGCCGGGCGTGCCGCGTCGGAGGGATCGTCCGGGTCGGCGGCCCGAGGTGGCTCGTCGGGGCCGTCCGCGCAACCAGCCGTCCCCGGCTCGGCGCCGGGCCGGGCGGACGACCCGGCGAGCGGGCCCGCCGGAAGCGCCGCGCTGGCGCCGCAGACCCAGCGGAACCGGCCAACCGGGCCGAGCGGGGACACCGGCCCATGATCGCCTAGCAGCGAATCCTGCTCGTCCTCCGAACAGCCACGCTCGGCGTCATGCGCCATCCAGGCCTCCTCACACTCGCCGCCGGGTAAGCGGTCGCCCCGACAGGGTGGCGCCCGCACC is from Micromonospora sp. WMMD1102 and encodes:
- the aceE gene encoding pyruvate dehydrogenase (acetyl-transferring), homodimeric type codes for the protein MATERKRPVISDGLPSQLPDIDPEETSEWVESLDGVIDERGAKRARYVMLRLLERARERQVGVPPLTTTDYINTIPPEQEPWFPGDEHIERRIRAYIRWNAAMLVHRAQRPEIGVGGHISTYASSASLYEVGFNHFFRGKNHPGGGDQIFYQGHGSPGMYARAFLEGRLTEHQLDGFRQELSHPGGGLPSYPHPRLMSDFWEFPTVSMGLGGINAIYQARFNRYLQHRGIKDTSDQHVWAFLGDGEMDEVESLGAIGAAAREELDNLTFVINCNLQRLDGPVRGNGKVIQELEAFFRGAGWNVIKVVWGREWDPLLAADTDGALVNLMNTTPDGDYQTYKAESGAYVREHFFGRDPRTRKMVEGLSDDEIWNLKRGGHDYRKLYAAYKAAVGHTGQPTVILAKTIKGWTLGSSFEARNATHQMKKLTLDDLKSFRDRLYLDIPDSALETNPYLPPYFHPGEKSEEMEYLRERRQQLGGYLPSRRTDPAPLPVPGSERFADVKKGSGKQKIATTMAFVRLLKDVMKDREFGKRFVPIIPDEARTFGMDSLFPTQKIYSPHGQKYTSVDRELFLSYKEATTGQILHEGINEAGSVASFTAAGSSYATHGEPMIPLYIFYSMFGFQRTGDAFWAAADQMARGFVLGATAGRTTLNGEGLQHEDGHSHLIAATNPAVVAYDPAFAFEIAHIFEAGLHRMYGEQPENVFYYLTVYNEPILQPVEPAELDVEGLLKGIYRYSPAPSVQGQDGGDAPRANILASGTGMQWALKAQQLLAQDWGVAADVWSVTSWTELRRDAVECEEYNLLHPGDEPRVPYVQRKLADTDGPVVAVSDWMRAVPDLVSRWIPGDYTSLGTDGFGLSDTRHALRRHFHVDAESVAVAALRQLARRGVVPSSAPAEAAKKYAIDDIAAAPVGETGGDS
- a CDS encoding DUF4139 domain-containing protein, with protein sequence MTPPSPPVDAPIVAVTVYPDRARITRRADLRLPPGEHRVRIGALPLGLLRESLRVGGHGPATVLGVDVVTEVLPRATEGTAAELAQRRREIAAELAELADAEAVEGQRADFLALLTQRAGASYARALAAGDATPGDVAGFTDSVAEQTAAGQARRRELARRQEEARERLAAVEREIGALAGRRSPDRLAAEVILRVEADGDGGPADPEPTAEVQLELSYVVQGAGWTSSYDLRLVEETLTLTWFGLVSQRTGEDWPECELLLSTARPATGTELPELEPWYLHQAEPVLRTAQEAGPVRARVAGAPVPDGGPAPAAAGKARGAGPPPPPVAQPTATLTQGVQAATYRPARPVAVPADGGAHRAVVAVLELAARLDHVTAPVRTPGAHLRATAVNGSEHTLLPGPASVFHGADFVGGTTLPTLAPGEEVEVALGLDDRIRVKRELVRRSDTRATLGSTRRREVEYRISVVNHTPRAARLTVRDQLPVSRGDGITVRELRLDPPPDERAALGELAWHVELPPGDSRDIVVGLRVELAKGVELLGWRE
- a CDS encoding SRPBCC family protein gives rise to the protein MMLIERSTRVDAPIEAVWDLVQRAEHLPGWLAGVRQAEVLSGEGIGRRQRVHGPGRALDAEVIAYQEPTLIAWRERAEGSGARAEARTEVYVELAPEDDGTSVRLIMVRWPAGPVSGALLRWGMRRVGADLEGSLARLTGLATVG
- the gltX gene encoding glutamate--tRNA ligase: MTVRVRFAPSPTGMFHVGGARSALQNWIFAKQQGGVFVLRIEDTDAARNRPEWTEGILSALDWIGIARGSYEGPYLQSANAGEHRDAATRLHRSGRAYYCDCTREAVQARTGSQYQGYDGFCRDRGLEPGPGRALRFRTPDEGETVVVDLVRGEPTFENRLIEDFVIARADGSAVFLLANVVDDMVMGITHVIRAEEHLPNTPKQQLLWDALGVKPPVWAHVPVVVNEKRQKLSKRRDKVALEAYRDEGYLADAMRNYLMLLGWAPSGDREIVPWSVIESEFRLAEVNPSPAFFDEKKLRAFNGEYIRALPADEFVAACQPWLTGTDTIAPPPWQPADFDPAAFAAVAPLAQTRIAVLGEIVPNVDFLFLDSPLVDEAAWAKSMKEGSAELLDEATAAFEALPEWAAEPLKAALEEVGAARGLKLGKAQAPVRVAVTGRSVGLPLFESLAVLGRERTLARLRAARLRLV
- a CDS encoding YjbQ family protein translates to MQSEVITIRTGSRPVVRDITGEAEQFLSGRGDGLLHVFVPHATAGLAIIETGAGSDDDLLTALDELLPTDDRWRHRHGSPGHGRDHVLPAFLPPYATLPVLAGRLALGTWQSICLVDPNGDNPTRQVRFSFLPVAG